GTCAATGGCGCAATCGCGTATACCACCACCTGATTCATAACACCACGGCTTTGACCTCGTTTGCGGATAAGGATTCCGACAGTAGCTGTGATCGCCTAAACCTGCTGCGGCATTTTCAGGCACGGATAACGCAGAATTGTGACTCCACGACACGCAGCTGGCGTTCGTACTAGAGCCTCTGTATCCGTTCCCATTGTCCAGAGAACTGTAACACATCGtgtctaaaaaaacaaataataaataagcATGATGCAAACGGCATTAGATACCCTCGCATTCGTCTATATCGCAATACGTCCAGTTCAGACATCCGCCCGTGTCGTTCGTGTAGCACCACGGCATCGTTCGATTCAAAGGATTGCGACAATACGAATGATTGCCCAAACCGGATTCCGGATAGAGAGCTACCAAATTCGAGTAGGTGCTCAGCTCCGACCAGTTGAGACACGAACGGCCGTCCTCGCTAACGGAAGTCGTCCCGCGATAGTAAGTACCGCGATACAAAGACCGACGGCactctatatagaaaaccGTAAATAGGCATTTCAAACAAGTCCTCATAAATACCTCTTCCAGTCGTAGTTATACGTGCGTAACTCGACGTAACCGAACCTTTCCTAAGTGAGGCGGTAATTGAAAAAACATAAgtagtcgacggcgaaagaaaTGACGTGTGAGGAAGAGATGCATCTTGTATATCATCGTCAAATGTGAGGTCAGATGACTGAACGGTCGATGCTGGGTAAACTTCGGCGTATTTTATCTCGTAAGACGTGTAATCCTTGACGATTGCCGGTGGTCCCGTCCAGCGAAACGTTCCTTCACCCGTTCTACTGTCGTATTCTAACACAGGCGTCGGTCCACTAGAAGACTCTAGAAAACAAGAGAGTTACGGTAATAAagttaaaaaaattcaaaactCAATACCATCTTCTCCTGTGCGCACTACTATCCATTTACTAGGCACAATGGCGCCCGATTCGCTTTCCACTGTGACTCGATACAAATActctgaaatgaaatttgaaTAGAATAACATTATTCGCCTAGCAACGTAACAAACCGGTAAAAGCTTGGACTCCATTATTGTCCGTCAGAGattcgccgccttttccttttgaacCAACGTGAAGCACTTGATCCACGCACGTTGGACCATCCCACGTGAAGTCTGGACATCCGGCAAAGCTGACGTTCAAGCTGgagcttcttttctctacaaAGTCAACAAGCTGTCCATTTACTCTGAAATCAGCCAGACAGCCTCCATAACTCGTCACATTCACGCCATACCCAAGCGCTAACTCGACCATGGTTGGTGACCTTCCAATACTTTCCATTCCTCCAAGATAAAAGTTTTCCATAATTTCAGATGAATACGTCTTGATGTCGGTTATCTCAGAAGAGGTGCTGTATGCAACGCCGTCGACAGTAACGACTAAAGACCTCGTATCTATTGCTACGGTGACTGTGTGCCAGGCGCCGTCACACAaactcgtcgttttcggccGAACGCGAAAGAGGAAGGGTCCATCCCACGAATACCCGCCTTTCTTGTACCTCAAATCGAATCCATCGAAGCGTgtctcgacgaagaaaaaattcaaattatCGTTGCTGTAAGCGGCGAGAAGGAGACCGTTAGGCCAACTGGTTCGCATTCGAAAACCGAATTGAAGCTGACTGttagacgaagacgatagcGTCAGCTTTGCGTAACCAGTCCCTCGAAAATGCATCCCGTTCTGAATGGCAGGTGGACAGCCATCGGCACTCCAGCGAACATTCTCATGGCCCTGCTTCttcaataaatcaatttttttgtcttcttgaAGCTGTTCTACATTTATGCATCCAACGAATTGATCTTTTTGAGAAAAGACGCCGGCTTTGACGTACTGAGTCGAAGACATTCCACCAAGATAAACGCTATCgacattgacgtcaatgtcaCTGCCGTCGTTATCGTCTGCAGACGCTACAATTCCGTCAACCGTGAGCTCAAGAGTatcttcgtcgctctcctttttttctgcttcaacGGCGTGAAACTGGCCGTCACTCAACAATGCTACTGCAGAAATATCTACAGAGCCTTTAGCGCCTTTAACCGCGAATTTCAACTTTCCATTA
The genomic region above belongs to Oscarella lobularis chromosome 12, ooOscLobu1.1, whole genome shotgun sequence and contains:
- the LOC136194190 gene encoding usherin-like isoform X2, encoding MTASSGVNESWPSIDGSSDRIRDLRRHHPGPVPAATQTGHTRRRCRRFLFRRNAASGCTMIIQIALIALLWCCKEIQSSTLTVCNGALFPFEDIKCGSDIIAITSATFEKVRSCYKTTAVSPPCNSSSASDIVKTACQSKSYCRLRASEVAFGTMCSGTMFLSVSYTCDSGLNGDRYLRPLKVTKSSVQLEWQKHSQENSNTKYVIERRYVAASQPSAVAGLSFDGFGYVNFSNDPFDGGKKFKTKLSFRTSAPNGLLFSAFKSDWSSYTYLQLTNGKLKFAVKGAKGSVDISAVALLSDGQFHAVEAEKKESDEDTLELTVDGIVASADDNDGSDIDVNVDSVYLGGMSSTQYVKAGVFSQKDQFVGCINVEQLQEDKKIDLLKKQGHENVRWSADGCPPAIQNGMHFRGTGYAKLTLSSSSNSQLQFGFRMRTSWPNGLLLAAYSNDNLNFFFVETRFDGFDLRYKKGGYSWDGPFLFRVRPKTTSLCDGAWHTVTVAIDTRSLVVTVDGVAYSTSSEITDIKTYSSEIMENFYLGGMESIGRSPTMVELALGYGVNVTSYGGCLADFRVNGQLVDFVEKRSSSLNVSFAGCPDFTWDGPTCVDQVLHVGSKGKGGESLTDNNGVQAFTEYLYRVTVESESGAIVPSKWIVVRTGEDESSSGPTPVLEYDSRTGEGTFRWTGPPAIVKDYTSYEIKYAEVYPASTVQSSDLTFDDDIQDASLPHTSFLSPSTTYVFSITASLRKGSVTSSYARITTTGRECRRSLYRGTYYRGTTSVSEDGRSCLNWSELSTYSNLVALYPESGLGNHSYCRNPLNRTMPWCYTNDTGGCLNWTYCDIDECEDTMCYSSLDNGNGYRGSSTNASCVSWSHNSALSVPENAAAGLGDHSYCRNPYPQTRSKPWCYESGGGIRDCAIDKCTKDVPTVKYVCGGDSDGKDECVFPFIYKGKRFYECTSFNRDAPWCSISNNRSLIMKEWAYCLCPKPSISLSLPTYSPPVSGRIDGTCLALSTTAAPTTVAPSTVTPTTVSSDLPTTSTASAATTFSPTTSSDSPSTTRLILQKPLLHLRFYRPRPQ